GCGGTGACCCATCGGAACCTTGGTCCTTGGTCTTTCGAGCCagcctctttttctttttgtgaagAGGTTTGGACTCCAGGATCATTTCCTCCAGCTCAAATGTAGGATCACAGTTTAGTCGCCGTTTCTGTAAAGCCACATCAGCGATTCATATGAAAAGATGACCATTCCAATAAGCATCTAAAGACTGTGACATTGATTTACCATTAAAATCTACTTGCTAGTTGCAACCATTGCTGCCACCTACAGGATTGTAGTGTAACAGCAACGTATGGCAATTTATTATCTTCCCTCCTCATCTGATTGTTTGGCCTAATTTCAATCCATACTATTCTGTTGCTATCTTATAATTGCTTTTAGAGAGTTGACACAGTGTGAGACCAAGTCGTTTGTGCAGACTAAGCAACTAGGTCGCCGTTAAATCTTCGTCTGCCCcccgaaaagaaaatattggtGTCGAGATCACGGGatttatgattgtttttttatgttcccTTTAGCTACCGACTACGACGGTGATTTGTGCGGCAACGGCCTCCCGAGGAACATTTGGTGTTCAACCATGTCAGTTGAATTGTCATGCTCACATTGGGAATAAAGCCCGGAGGAATCTGCTTGTTGAGCACACTGTCCCAACTGACGTCCGACATGTAGTCCAGATCTTGCAGTTCTGCCAAACAGGAAATGCGCTTGTGGACGTCTATGCAGAGCAACTGAAGGGGAGAGAAATATCCAATTTTGAGACATGAGTGGTCTGAGCTGCAAGATAGTTTGGCTGATGAAAGGAGAGAGTCAAAGACAACAACTTCCACATAGAAGGCAAACGGTGACTGGGCGGATTGGTGAAGTGTGAAGGATAATGATCAAATACATTATGCGTGGAATTCTCCTCTTACGTTCTCTTTACATCAGCCTCACACACATTCTCAGTCTCTCACACACCCTCGTCCGGAATGCTAATGAGGTGAATGAAGTCTGCGCACGGAGAAATGCAACAGTTAAAACTGCAGTGGATGGCTGCCAAGACTAAACCTGCATATACACACATCCAGTTGATGAAGACTTGattgaaacaaaagcaatggACTCCAGACACTTCATTATCAGAGCTTTAGGgtctttttgtgtgtacatCTCAAAAGTCTTagcacatgaagaaatatgCATAACGCAGTGATGTGGTGTGTCAGTCATGTGCTATACCTTTCTGAGAAGCGACTTCATCTCTGAGGACCACGCTGTTGGGAAGCTGAGGTGGACCTTGTGGAAGGTGTGAAGGATTTCATTGGCTGGGGTGCTGGACCTCATCACGTAGGGCCTCTGAAAACCGGCAAGGAGACGGGAGACAATCTTACAAATGCTTGTGGTGGACTGTCCGCGGGAATTGCTTTGACAAAGTGGGTGTCTTAAAAGCAATCAACCCCTttctgttttttcccccactcaTGCTTCTCCCTCTGGTTCTGTTCATTTTCTGGCCTCTATGAGGACAAATGATACAGCGAAAGGGGACTAAGCGACTCTTTTCAAAACACCAAGAAGCTTTTTGTTTCCTCTTCCACCATTCTCTAATGTTACCATCGCTTTTGGAAGAAGTGTTAAGTATTGGAATTTAGAAAAATCAACGGTCATTTAAAGTTGAATAACCGATGGCGATTTTTACACTGAAATGTTGAGCAATTAATGTCAGCAATCAATGCCCAGACCTGTAGGTGGCGCTAATGGACCTGGAGTATCATCCAGGCAGCTGAGATTGGTTGAAAAGATTCTGCGTGCTTCATTATTTccgtgacattttttaattccacttCTCCAGATGAGACTAGCTAAAGGAAAAATATAAACCTCATTTGAGGGAAATCAATTTCAATTACATGGGCCTCAAAATAATCTTGAATAGATTTCCATATGCTCCCACAGCCATCTGTCTCACAGCGTGACTAAAATATTCACCAGTAAGGTCAATCTAAATGTAAAATTCAATTACAGCTTTATCCCTTTCTGTTTTATGGGGACTGCATGGCGAATGGCTTGCCTCAATCACATGAGCTTCCATATTTATTGTCGGTGCGGAGCCAAGCCGAAATGATGCCTGCGATAACGacggcttgtttttttttgttacctgCCCTCTGAGCAGCTCGTAAGCTGTGATGCCCAGTGACCACCAATCCACTGAGAAGGAGTAACCAGGATGGGAGCCTTCAAAGTTGTGAAATAACTCCGGAGCTGCAACGTGATATAAAATATGGAGTATTCAGAGAAAGCAGGCACTGTGGTGATATTTAGTTAAGAAGCAACATAACTGCTTTGTTAGAAGATTTCCTCACATTGACGGTAATTTACGTTAGCCCATCAATGACTGCTTGAACATTGgttgaacatttatttgaatttattcaTGTGGCTTCTTTAAAACGATCTGCAACATAAGCCCAAGGCTTTAAGTGTATGTGGCTATTTTCTTACCCATGTACGGTTTCGTCCCTGCAATGGATGTTGCCTTGAGGTCATCTTTCACAATGGCTGCAATGTTGAAGTCAGTTAGATGGACGTGACCTGTTCAACCAAGAGATTTAATGTCATGTACGATCCGGCTAAAGTTGATAGAGAAAGACGGAAATACCAAGTCAAAGTAAGCTTGATTGTTCATATTTAATGATGCCTCTGTCTCACTCACACGTTTCATCTTTCTTGCCTcacatcttttgttttcaagctTTGATGGAATTTCACAGGAGAGTTTCTGCTGCATTGTTACAGCAATTGTCACAACAGAAACCTGTAACAACCTGGATGTCTGAACAATGGTTTAGCAGATTATCTCGTTGCGTACCAGGATTACCACAACAACTGTCGGGAGGTttattccatttcaatattctctctctctctctatctatatatatataaaggaGCTCACCATGTTCATCCAGTAGTATGTTGTCAGGCTTGATGTCTCTGAAGGGAGAAACACAACATCAGCAttagctttgttttttcattatgATGGCTTAAAATCAGGCTAAAGTGGCTTGTCCAAATATTCAAAAACTTGACATTATTTATCAAGCCCTGACTTTATAGCCAGCACCCTTAGACACATCAGTGTTTATATTAGTAGGGATGTAACATTGAGATACTCTTGAGAATGTAAAGATCACTTTAATGGAAGCCACCTCATTGTGTTTTCCCTCATTACAGTCAGCTGCCCCGCAGGAAGCTGCCAGTATTTAGCATATGAAAGGCCACGTCGAGCCGGGCTTTGTGCTTGTGCCCCATGTGGCTGACGTTAGGAGCGCGGTGCCGAGCTCGCCGATGCCCTGGCAGATCAAGCGGTGCGTGTGCACAGGTGGGAGGGTGAGAAAGGTCGCTCATGTAAGACTTAATTAGCTGACATTTGCCTCAGAGCCTGGTGGGTCGGAagtgacagagagagacagtgGGTCTGACTCAGATTggatgtgggggggggggcttttttCCACTCTTGAAAGAGGCCGGGATGACATTGTCAAGGAAGGACCCAAATAATGCTGATGGGATGAGAAAAAAGTGAATTAGATATGAAGCTCTAAATTCAATATATTACATAGATGAGTCCATATGATAAGAGCTGTCTGAAACTGTTAACTTCGGTCAGTCACTTTATCACGAATGATGGGATGATAAATCATTAGCTTTCATCGAAGCTGACATAACATACCCAAGAAACCTCTGCACCTACAataggatttttttcaaactcatgcaggacaagtttttttttttttatagcattCCTGCAATTTAAAACAGCAATAAAAGCATGACGGCACCGATAATCTTAAAATAATAGGATGCATTAGGCTTTTAATAAATTGTAAAAGGAAGGAATGTTGACCAAATCAAGCGAGTATAAATAGCGTCGTCGGAAATGGGTTGGCACAGACAAGCATTCAAATTGATCGTAAAATGCAATAAAGAGGAGGAATAGGATGTTCAAACATGTCTTTTTTCAGTAAATTGAGAAGACGTGTGCGGTCTGCTTGGCGCAAACTGATCCGAGCATTCTTTTCTCTCGCTTGACGGGTTCTACAAGCTATTAGCGGGATCTAATGGCCTCATTACAGCCTGCTATCAGAGGCAGAGGGGTAACTGAAAACCTGTACGTGGGTCATAAGATCCTGAGTTGATACCGGAGCTGGCCTACGAGGACCAAGCCTCGGAGATGCGTGGCTCACACAAGCATACGTCACGCTCACCCGTTCCTTCTTTTGGGCAAAGGAGCACTGACACGTGTGAGAACGGCGCCGATGCACGTATGTGAGTGTTTTCTCACATGGGGGCACACTGTGTGTCTGCCCGTGTATGAGATGTTCATTCCTTATTCATTAAGGAGAGCTGAGTGCGGCTGCTGGGTGATGTCAGGGTTGACAAGTTTGGAGAAGGCACAAAAATAAAGCGAAGGTTAAAATGCACATCTTAAGTACACAACCTGTCAGTCCTACCACGAGGAACTCAGAGCCGTCCATCTTCTGCCTTATTCATTTtatctgcatgtttttgttgcagaCAAGACAAGACAGTTTTCAGCAATTAACAATGTCTGGTAGACATtcgttgatcttttttttttttgaggcaTTCAAGGAGCTAGCACCAGCTTGCACCTTCATCTGTATTTATGAAACATGAGCGTATAATTCCCCCTCTCGGTCTTTTTTCATCTTTAcccaaatgtaaaatgaatgCGCTCGGAATGGCTAGCGGTGGTATCGGTATCGTTGAGGATATGAGCTTCTGTATTGGTATCGGTGGTGAAAATAAATGGTATGGAACATGCCTACTAAGTAGCAAGTCTTAGTGGTCACATCTGTGTGAAATTCTTCACTTGATTTCCATAGAAATGAGATGAACGTCTCATCTCATTTAAAACTAATGAATGCAGATTGAAGTGATGTTGATTCTATCTCCGCATCAGCTGGCAAGGCCGGTACTAAAATAGAAATGATCACTTTGACGTAGAGTTACATTTAAATTTCACTCAATGGACCGAACGGAATTTGCAACTTAATACTACCGTCCCGTTTTATTTCTCTTCTCACTCTGACTGATGTTTCAGAAAAACGGATGAGGTCATGCGATTTTGCTACTCATTAGTTGGCctcatttatttctattcTCCATTACGGTGATGTTTCCTGTTATCATGATAAAAGAACGGGATGGCTTTTTCTTGACTAGCGGACATTATTCCTCCAACACTGGaacaaacatgtttgattGAGGCTTTTCATGCTAAAAATATATGCAGGTGCTCACAGGTCCATTGTGTGCCGACACTGAGGTGTTGAATGGACGTAAATGTCAGGGAGGATGGTGCAATTGAGCGACATTGTACGCTTTGGAAACCCCGTAAATTTAGGCTGACAGCGTCATGGAATAAACACTTGATGAAACGACACCATGAGTCGCAAAATTCACAAACTGGTCAAATGTAGCCTATTAGACAAGACGATTGTACCTCGGCTTAAGCCGTATATTCAACAACACAAATAGAGAAAGTATAGTTGCCGGATTAAATCACTTTAAAAGGGAGGATTAATCGTCCTGTGAGTAGTCTCAGTTGAGGATTTGAGGACTTTTTTCTAGAGTTTGGCAGCAGCCGCCATGTGGCTCGCCCCGCTTAAAAAGCACTTAACCTGCAGTTTACAAATTAAATAAGTCTTTATCTTGCACATTTTATCGTAGCCACAGTCTGCAGCCAAGGGATAACGGTTGTGTCGGGTGGGACCTTTGCGTCAAGCTATTTGAACCTTTCTGCACATTGACTAAGCAGTCTTTTTATGGctgaataaaatacatgtgAACAGACACGAGGGAAATGCAGTTGAACCTGTGATGACCTCAgatttgaatatattttccTCCTTCTAGTATAGGGTGAAATTTTCAGCGTCATTAAACATGGATTAACTATGTGCAGGCGATGCTTTGAGTAACATTTGAACATTGAATATTCAATTGTATTCCAATTCGGAATTGTACTGACAAGTCAGCAATTGAGGAAACATCTAACCTGTGTATAATGTGCTTGGAGCGCAGGTATCCCAGAGCCAGAGCCAATTCGCAGATATACAGCTTGACCGTGCTCTCGGAGAAATGAACGTTCTGCTGCAGATGATAGCGCAGGTCTCCTCCAAGGAGCAAATCTACCACCATAAACATGTCCTCCTCATCCTGGAAGGAATACCTGCAATCGTGGAAGATGAACAGTCACAAAGATAATCAGCAGTCTGGAATTACAttccaaaatatttatatatttttttggatgattttgataggtgtcaaacttaagacccgggggccagatccggcccgccaagTCATTTAATATGGCCCGCCAAAGCAAATCCTGTCAACTGTGATTTCCCATGAATTTCTTTTTAGATCATATTTTCTTCTCGATGGCAAATTCAATATTCACTCCATGGTATCTTCTGTATTCGTGTCAATTGCACTTTGTGTGAAAGGCAAGATCTGAGGGAAGTCCAAATCAGCATGCGGCTGACTACTTTGCTGTTGCAATGATTACTATTCAAGCTTCTCGCTGCTGTGATGCCAAACTGCTCTTTTCCAACAACTAGAAACATTCAGCCTGGTTTTGACATAACCACACACTTGGacaatgttattgttgttgctTAACACACAGGGATCGAAAGGTGATTCTACTGCATGGGTGGTGATTTATTGAgctgactccaaattgtgtGTTAGGGGCTCAGATAATGCTGATTGGCCTCACAGGGCAGGAAGAATATCTGCCAAGGTTGGAAAGAGGATACATACATTGCCTTAGCACTTTTTCTCTTGTACAGCTCACACCAAAGCATTTGAATGCGGAAGAAAAGTACgacacaaagtgagtcagTGTTTTGACCACGCAATGGTAGCACGCTTTCAGAGAACCACCCAAATACCAAAACATGATTACAAACCTCCATTCTCTTTGAATTCCACTTTCAAATTTCacccaaaacattttgcttgTCACTCATCTACAGATGAAcgcaaaaaaattaatatgcAAGcctttgataaaaaaaaaaaaaaaatgctgaggtTGTAGTCAGCAGTGTGAGCCTGCTAACAATGTTCCAGCACATTAATCATTTCAATCGTCTCATTATCTCTCTCATACTTTCCACCTCTCCTTCACAGACATTGATGAGTAGAGCGTAAATATCTTTTAACCCAGTTAGTCAAGGTTATAATGAGGCAGAGCTGTCACATGCATTTAGGAGACACAGCGACTCGATTGATTGGCAGACTAATGCTCTCCTTTGAACACctatttatttgtgtcaaaTATTTGGTACTTTCCCTTTCACTACGGGGAATGATGCCAGTTCTGGTTTGGAATCTGGGCTCCGGATCGTTATGCGGAGTggttggctgttttttttcactccatACTCTTCTTcggtgatttaaaaaaaaaaaaaaaaaaatccttcatgtttttgaatttccattagcagtttttttttgtttgttttgtcagaGCAACAGAAGAATGGGGACAAGAGCTTCTGGACGTCTTCCCGGTACCGAGGCAGCTTTGGAACATTGTCCTCCTTCTAGCCgtctgtgtttttctgtctgtctggttGTGCCTCTCGTCTCACATGTGTTTGAATGTGACCGCTTTGTGGCCTCCAGCCAGCCAATCCTGAGGGAGCGCATCCTGCATGGGGCTTTTAAGAGAAGCAGAGGCACCGCAGGCCACTTGGATAATGGAAGTCTCGCAGTAGCTTACAGGATAATGTCCTTACAAGGAActcctttcctctcttttgtatttaataGACATTCTGTACAACATTACTGTcaattctttgaaaaaaaaatcaatctcaTTATGGAGAAAACTTGGAGGTCCAACTTTCAAACATTCAACTCAGACTTAGATGAATTTACATATTCTCTCCAAAATTCGGAATTCTATTTATGAATTACGTAATGTTGATTCCTAGAGGAATTTCTTTTGTCATGTGTCATTGCTTTCAAGGCATTGCTTTGATAAGAAAATACAGTTGGTACTTTCTGCAGGATAGGAGCATGAATAGAAGATAAAATATAGATGTTGAAGGCTTGCTGgtacaaccccccccccgaagcaaTTTAGGCTTTTACTTTTCTTTGTACAGTTGAGTCCTGTAGCAGTTAcgctatgatttttttttttttttacggtaGCATGTAGTTGTGAGTGGGGTTAGACGTATGTTGTATGTTTATAAAATGTAATCAGATTTGTAATCGTTTTTTTCtgccaaaaataaacatcaacaCTGGCCTCCAAAAAATCTATATCGGGCGGGCCCTTgacaaaattaattaaattctcctcccttttatttcattttgttttcgcTTTAGGACAATGACTTTTTCCACTTTGGCctgaaaaagcaacaataacaataagtcATACAGGCTTGATTAGAAAACGattctcttttgtttccatAGTCcataaaaggagaaaaaaaaatctgtttatcTACATATAGCTGGTCGGTGCGTTTCATTTGCCTGCAGGTAATCTCTCAGTCTTTAACCTTGAACGCAGGACAAACACGTGCCAGCTCAACACAAGCCAGCGAGTTGAGAGCCGCTGACCCAAGCACATCTCCAGAGGAAAGCACCTCTCCCCTCCCAGGGGGGGAATTTCCACTGCCAAAAGCATTCACTTTCAGACTCTTCCAACGCAGCATGCCGGAAAAGATGCGCTGTCATTGTTTGCCCCATAAGTCAGAACATTGCCCGTGTCTGGAGCCTCCTCCGAGTTCAGCTGTCCTTAATTTCCTGTATCCCATCCTCTCTTTTCGCTATCCCTCCATCTTGACTTGTTTATGGCCGAGATTGTTTCTCTCCGAGCAGACTTTCTGTCAGTGTTGTTGAAAGATATGGCGTAACATTAGGGCGATCCAAAacagtgaataaataaaaaacaaagtgataGCAATTAACTGCAAGGGACTGGAAGAGCTTGTTCGTTTTCATTCAGCCATGccagtttttctttcctcccatTCTCTGGAGCTGGGTGGCAGAGGCGTGCttatcaaaaataaatgaatcctTTCAGACAGTAACCTAACAAAGCGCACATGTGAAGCATCTCCGAGATGTCCTTCTTGATGCTCAATACGCTGATCACCGAGTTGCTCAAAAGGAGCCCCGTGACTCACGTTGATGATTCGCAATCCGAAGGCTGAGGCTGTGTCCTTAAATTCCCCAAAGGCAGTGAGGCAAAtgggttggaaaaaaaaaaattaagcttGAAAGGAGCAAgcaaactacttttttttctaccccCTTTTAGCTACTTCAAAGGGATGGGGTGATGCGCATGAAGGATTGTGGGTGTTCATGACTCACCACGGACTGAACACCACTTTAATGGGTCATTTTGGCTTTTGAGTGTATTTCAACGCGCTGATGGACAGTGTCGCGATGACAATGCCATAGGGAGGAATTTAAATGGCTTTTGTGGTCATGAGGGGAGGCTGTGGAAGTGGAAATCAATGACAGAGTATTTCAGAGGTTCTCACACAAGGCGATTTTGTCCCACTGTAATATCTCTTTCACCCGTATGAAATTTAATAGACTGAGTAAAGACGCATTAAGAGAACAATAAAAAGACTAGTAAGGGAGATTTACCAGATGTTGACCAGAAAAGGATGCTCCAGGTTCTGCATGATCTGCAGCTCTTTCAGGACGTTCCTCACTTCATTACGCTCCACACATTTTAACTTGTTCATGTATTTCATAGCGTACATCTTCTTGGTGTCTTTCTTCTGCACGATGCAAACCTGGGAGGAGCAgaattatttcaatgcaaaccACTGACAATGATGGAATTGTTGTTATCTATTTGAACAAATGTATCGGGTTGCTTATGTTTTGAGGTCCGGAATTTTTAAAAGACTCATTTCAGGAGTGCTGTAGGTATGAGCCTAGTAAtattttcttattattttttttctcattttcaaaatcttgTAAGTAAAACGTTCTTGTTTGTCGTCAGataattttgcttcttttaaGGATTATTTTTTCTGCCTATTTTAAGTATTATGTTTCTCAATTTAACTTTGTTTTGTGCCTACCGTagttttcggactataagt
The sequence above is drawn from the Syngnathus acus chromosome 14, fSynAcu1.2, whole genome shotgun sequence genome and encodes:
- the stk32a gene encoding serine/threonine-protein kinase 32A; this encodes MGLGQSSKSPITGETDEVNFDHFQILRAIGKGSFGKVCIVQKKDTKKMYAMKYMNKLKCVERNEVRNVLKELQIMQNLEHPFLVNIWYSFQDEEDMFMVVDLLLGGDLRYHLQQNVHFSESTVKLYICELALALGYLRSKHIIHRDIKPDNILLDEHGHVHLTDFNIAAIVKDDLKATSIAGTKPYMAPELFHNFEGSHPGYSFSVDWWSLGITAYELLRGQRPYVMRSSTPANEILHTFHKVHLSFPTAWSSEMKSLLRKLLCIDVHKRISCLAELQDLDYMSDVSWDSVLNKQIPPGFIPNKRRLNCDPTFELEEMILESKPLHKKKKRLARKTKDQGSDGSPQNGQLQQRLENIQRDFIIFNREKSKRAAADSDSTELSKSNKSKAIEDGQNNNVEPVSFLSG